Genomic window (bacterium):
TAAGCACAATAAAACCATAAACCGTTTCCCTTATTTTTAAAGGCGAAATTATTGTTGAAAAGTCAAAATCACTTTCATATCCCAACTCTGCTAATATCGAACTGTTAAATTCATTGTGGTTGTGGATTATACTCTTGCCTGTCAAAAGAATATGATTTAGAATCCTGTCTTTGTCCGTAATAGTTTTTTTATGATTAACCTGACAATCATTAAAGCCTGCCTGCATTTTCATCAGCAGGGTATCGCCTTCAAGCAGAAATATAACGGCTCTATCATAATTTATAAGGTTTTTTATCTTTTCCAAAATCTCTGTAAAAATATTTTCTTCCGAAAAACTTTGCCTGTCAATAATCTCCATATTTGTATGAAGGGTTTTTACAAGCCTGTTGTTGAGTTCTTTAAGATTTTGACGTTCAGAATCAGGAAATATAAAGGCAATCAGGTTTTCATCTTTTTTTAAAAATACTGTTTTAGTAAACAAAAAGTCTTTATTTTTTTGTATTACATTAATTTCCGCAGAAATTTCACTGATAACTGACAAATTTTTAATAATTTCAGATACTCTGAAGTCAAAAATTCTTTGCAGGTTTAAATTACTGAATTCATCTTTATTAAAACTCAGTTTCTCAGGCAAATTTTCAGAAAAGTTTACTACTGAACCGTCTTTATTAAATACAATATGAAAAACTTTGTCAGAATTAATAAAAATTTCTGATAAAATTAGGTTATATTCCTGATTCCAGCCTGATAAATTCATAAGATAATTATAATGCTCAATTTAAATAAATTATAAGGTGCCTATAGTGTATGATGTTCCGTTTATATTATTAGTTTTCTTGTTGGCAAGTTTTTTTATGGGAATGTATATCGATAATCTTTTTAAAATACAGTTGCCTATTTTTACTGTATTATTTACTATAATCGGTCTTGTCGGAGGGGTTTGGGCAACTCTTAAGAGAATAAACAAATAATATTTTAAATCTCGAGGCTCTGTTTAATAATATCCGTTGTTATTCCCTGTGCTTTAAGGGAATCAAGAAAATTTTGAGCGACTTGTCTTTGAATATTTTGAGGGACAACTCTTAATAATTCCACCGCCTTTGCCAGTACAGGGTCTTGATCATACCAGCGATTGCCGTTTACATGCTTAACTTTCTCGTAAAAAGATTCTATAGCACCTTTACCGACTTGCTCTTCAATTTTTATCAAGAAAATTTCCGCCTGATCTCTCAAGTCATCCTGAAAATTTCTTAATAATTCCATGACTTCCATTAACAACGGATCATGATCATACCAACGTTTGAACTCGCCCATTCTATTAATTTCCTTAAAATTAAGTTCAATTTAATATTATGTATTATAACTTAATTTTTATTAAGAAATAAATCTTTTTAAAAACTAAATCTGATGGATCTCATCAGAAATAAGTCTAGCATTAATATCACTTTCAGCAAGATTTAATCTTTGAATATCAGCACCGAGTCCTGATAATTTTTCGAGTACTTTTTCATAGCCTCTGTCAATATGATAAAGATCGGTAATTTCTGTAGTACCTTCTGCACACAAAGCAGCTACCATAAGTGAAGCTCCTGCCCTGAGATCACTGGCTTTCACTTGAGCTCCCGTAAGGGATTTCACTCCTTTTACAATAGCTCTGTTGCCTTCTTGCTGTACATTAGCGCCCATTCTTATCAATTCGCCGATTTGTCTGAATCTGTTTTCGTAAATGCTTTCTGTGATAACACTTATTCCCTGAGCAACCGATAACACCGACATGAAAGGCGACTGAAGGTCGGTCGGAAATCCGGGATGCGGTTGGGTAACGATATTAACTGCATTTATAACTTTTCCGCAGGAAACTTCAATGCTGAACGGGTCAAGAATATTTATATCTGCACCCATATCGGTTAGTTTACTGATAACAGCACTCAAATGACTAGGGAAAATATTTCTGATGACTGCTTTTCCTCTTGTTGCAACAACTGCTGCAATATAAGTACCGGCTTCAATTCTGTCGGGAATTGTAGTATAGATTGTCGGATGCAAATCTTTTTGTTTAACGCCGTTAATAACTATTTCAGAAGAACCTGCTCCTGTAACATCTCCGCCTAATGCGTTAAGAAAGTTTGCCAAGTCCACAATTTCCGGTTCCTGTGCGGCATTGCTGATAATAGTAGAGCCTTCTGCCAGTATAGCAGCTATCATAATATTTTCTGTAGCTCCAACACTTGGCCTGTCGAGGTATATAGTCGCACCTACAAGTTTTTTTGCTTTGGCGATGACATATCCGCCTTCAATTTTTACCTGAGCGCCCAGAGCTTCCAAACCTTTAATATGAAAATCTATTCTGCGCTCTCCAATTGAACATCCGCCCGGAAGAGCAACTTTTGCTTCTTTGCATCTTCCTAACAATGCGCCCAATACCGTAAAAGAGGCCCTCATTTTGCTTACCAGCTCATAACCTGCTTCTATACTTGTTAATGTAGTTGCATCTATTATAATTTTCTTTTCAGTCAAGTCATAGTCAACTTTTGCGCCTAAACTTCTGAGGACTTCAACCATAATCTGCACATCAGCAAGCTCGGGAACGTTGTGAATTTCGCATGCATCATCCAACAAAAGTGCGGCTGCCATTAGCTTAAGAACAGCATTTTTTGCACCGCTTATATTAATTTCACCTTTTAACTTTTTACCGCCGTTTATTAAAAACTTCTGATCCAAGAAAGTTTCCTCCTAAAACAAAATCTGTTTTCAATCGTCATGATCTTCGTAAAATAACTTTTATTTTTTATTTGAAATAATATTTTAAATATCATTCAGTCTTAATATTAATATCTACAAATCATTAAGTAAACCTTGATACGGGATTTTTTATTTTTTACTGTCCATAATAGTTGATCTCATTAGATATACAACATTAGTCAAAAGAACTTAACAAAAATCTATAAAATTTAACTAAGATGATTCTATCAAAAGTAAGCGACTATGTTTATCGGCTTATAATATGATTTTTATAATTTCTGACTGCACATAATTTTACATGCTAACACCGCAAGTTAAGCTTCTCAATCTATAGAATGCTAATATACTTTTTACTTAGTTAATAACATCATTATATTTATTTGTATGAATTTTTTCTGATTTATGGCATGATATTTTTGCTTTAAAAAAGTACATTGAATCAAACTAATTTATTCTATTACTTGTATAATTAGTTACTAAGCGGTTAAATATAATTTGTAAAAATAAATTTAATTTGTCATAATAATATTGTAACGATTTGTAACAGATTTAATTCAACAAAATCTTTATATCAAATTTTGAACTTATTAATTCTTTCAGGAGACTATTAATGAAAAAATATCAATCAACGGGCGTATATATAACTTTATTAGTAATAATGATGGCGTTTATAGCTTCTTTAATGACTACAAAAACAGATGTCATAAAGGAGATATCATATTCAACTTTCATAAACAAAGTAATTCATGGGGAAATACAAAAAGCTTCAATCTCTGATGACTTTGTAATAGCAGAATCAAACAAAAATAATTCTCCAAAAGCCGTTAAATATAAAGTTTTAATTCCCCTGAATGACCCTAACCTTATAAGCAAGCTCGAAAACAACAATGTTGACATAAATGTAAATCGCCCGAGCAATTCAGGTCAATGGATAGGACTTATCGGTACATTAATATTTCCTTTATTTTTGCTGATAGCTTTATTTTTGATGTTCAGAAGCGCTTCTTCAGGCGGTTCGCAGGCAATGTCTTTTGGCAAAAGCAAAGCCAAAATGATGCTTGATAACAAAGTTAAAATTACATTTTCCGATGTTGCAGGTATTGATGAATCAAAACAGGAACTTGAAGAAATCGTTGATTTCCTTAAAAATAGCCAGAAATACGTTTCTCTTGGCGCGAAAATTCCCAGAGGCGTTCTTCTTGTAGGAGCTCCCGGAACAGGTAAAACACTTCTTGCAAAAGCTGTTGCAGGCGAAGCCGGTGTGCCTTTCTTCAGTATAAGCGGTTCTGACTTCGTAGAAATGTTTGTCGGGGTCGGTGCTTCACGTGTAAGAGATTTATTTGAACAGGCCAAAAAACATGCACCCTGTATTGTATTCATAGACGAAATCGATGCGGTGGGCAGACAAAGAGGCGCAGGATTAGGCGGCGGGCATGATGAAAGAGAACAAACATTAAACCAGCTTCTTGTTGAAATGGACGGATTTGACGGAACAACAGGAATTATCATAGTTGCAGCTACAAACAGACCTGATATCCTTGATAATGCTTTATTAAGACCGGGCAGATTTGACAGGCAGGTCGTAATTGACAGACCTGACATCCTCGGACGCGAACAAATTCTTCAAGTACACGCAAAAGGCAAGCCTCTTGCTCTTGAAGTAGACTTAAAAGTCCTTGCTAAAAGAACTCCCGGATTTACAGGAGCTGATTTATCAAATTTAATAAACGAAGCAGCACTATTGGCCGCCAGATACGAGAAAACAGAAATAGACATGTCTGATCTGGAATCTTCCATAGATAAAGTCATAGCAGGGCCTGAAAAGAAAAGCCGTATCATAGATGATCACGAGAAAGAGAATACTGCCTATCACGAAGTGGGACATGCTTTGCTGGCGAAACTACTCAAGGGTTGCGATCCGCTTCATAAAGTAAGTATTATCCCTAGAGGCATGGCTCTTGGCGTTACAATGACTTTACCAGAAAAAGATCATCTGACTTTGAGAAAATCCCAGATATTATCAAGAATAGCAATGCTCTTAGGCGGCAGAATTGCTGAAGAAATAACATTTGGTGCTGAAGAAATCTCAACAGGCGCTTCAAATGATATTGAAAAAGCAACCGAATTAATCAGAAGAATGGTTACATCTTACGGTATGAGCGACAAAATCGGACCTGTTGCAATAGGTAAGAAAAACGAACATGTTTTCATGGGCAGGGACTTTGGTGCTGATAAAAACTACTCTGAAGAAGTTGCTTCTATTATTGACAGAGAAATAAAAACTATAATCGAAGAAAGATATGAATTTGCAAAGAAATTACTTCTCGAAAACAAAGATATAATTGAAGAAATAGTAAAAGTTCTTCTGGAAAGAGAAACACTGGACGAAAAAGAAGTTGATGAAATCATCGAAAGAATCCGTTCAGAAAGAAATATGCAGCCAACAGTTTAAAGCAGAAAAACAATGACAAATAATAAAAAAACCAGACAAATACCTCATTCTTTAGACCCTGATTACAGAAACAAGAATTTTGAAGAAGTTGAAAATAACTTTAGAGATGAACAAGCTCAAGCAGAAGCGCAAAGATGTCTTGAATGCAAAAAGCCGAAA
Coding sequences:
- the murA gene encoding UDP-N-acetylglucosamine 1-carboxyvinyltransferase, whose product is MDQKFLINGGKKLKGEINISGAKNAVLKLMAAALLLDDACEIHNVPELADVQIMVEVLRSLGAKVDYDLTEKKIIIDATTLTSIEAGYELVSKMRASFTVLGALLGRCKEAKVALPGGCSIGERRIDFHIKGLEALGAQVKIEGGYVIAKAKKLVGATIYLDRPSVGATENIMIAAILAEGSTIISNAAQEPEIVDLANFLNALGGDVTGAGSSEIVINGVKQKDLHPTIYTTIPDRIEAGTYIAAVVATRGKAVIRNIFPSHLSAVISKLTDMGADINILDPFSIEVSCGKVINAVNIVTQPHPGFPTDLQSPFMSVLSVAQGISVITESIYENRFRQIGELIRMGANVQQEGNRAIVKGVKSLTGAQVKASDLRAGASLMVAALCAEGTTEITDLYHIDRGYEKVLEKLSGLGADIQRLNLAESDINARLISDEIHQI
- the ftsH gene encoding ATP-dependent zinc metalloprotease FtsH → MKKYQSTGVYITLLVIMMAFIASLMTTKTDVIKEISYSTFINKVIHGEIQKASISDDFVIAESNKNNSPKAVKYKVLIPLNDPNLISKLENNNVDINVNRPSNSGQWIGLIGTLIFPLFLLIALFLMFRSASSGGSQAMSFGKSKAKMMLDNKVKITFSDVAGIDESKQELEEIVDFLKNSQKYVSLGAKIPRGVLLVGAPGTGKTLLAKAVAGEAGVPFFSISGSDFVEMFVGVGASRVRDLFEQAKKHAPCIVFIDEIDAVGRQRGAGLGGGHDEREQTLNQLLVEMDGFDGTTGIIIVAATNRPDILDNALLRPGRFDRQVVIDRPDILGREQILQVHAKGKPLALEVDLKVLAKRTPGFTGADLSNLINEAALLAARYEKTEIDMSDLESSIDKVIAGPEKKSRIIDDHEKENTAYHEVGHALLAKLLKGCDPLHKVSIIPRGMALGVTMTLPEKDHLTLRKSQILSRIAMLLGGRIAEEITFGAEEISTGASNDIEKATELIRRMVTSYGMSDKIGPVAIGKKNEHVFMGRDFGADKNYSEEVASIIDREIKTIIEERYEFAKKLLLENKDIIEEIVKVLLERETLDEKEVDEIIERIRSERNMQPTV